Proteins from a genomic interval of Toxotes jaculatrix isolate fToxJac2 chromosome 5, fToxJac2.pri, whole genome shotgun sequence:
- the LOC121182197 gene encoding sodium channel protein type 4 subunit alpha B-like isoform X2: MMSRKISFFEFWRSQKERGALLKRADELRLQPAQLKCLLGDSAVRSELQNTRMASLLPPVGTEVFRRFIPASLEEIQQRHEAEEKERQRRNNKEVEDKGLPKRATHLEAGKPLPFIYGDPPPELLNTPLEELDPFYQSQKTFIVLSKGNIIHRFNAESTCYLLSPFSPMRTTATRILIHSLFRLFILLTLLTNCVFMIIGYPPAWSRTVEYVFTAIYTFEVVIKILSRGLCVGRFTFLRDPWNWLDIMVICTAFLTHSVYVGKLSVLSTIPRGLKMISVYPGVKRTAGALIQSVKRLTAVIVLMVFVLSILALIGLQLFMGNLRQKCVKWPESQSLGNLTDTGNQTGSSDFDFHKYISQPGNLYFLPGQLDALLCGNISDAGVCPDGYVCVRAGSNPNYGYTSYDSFGWSLLALFRLMTQDFWENLFQLMLQTAGKTFVIIFMLLVFPVCFCLISLFLVMVAMASVEQHMARVAEAKQKEDEFIQIQEVMKRREEKEEEEEEVGVWCQQAACRVELSEQQDSAPQKKNSAGVITCPPCCLAVLRWNCCGCWRWLKQRLYTLITNPFFDFGIVVCIVIDCIFFAMEHYPMTEEFAELLSIANLVFTGIYTAEMILKLLALDPYGYFQVRWNIYESIVVIVCWLELIFIDVEGLSILVGVEVVMRMLRLARWWPTLHMFMKVIWTSVRALRNLTLVLLIMVFLFTIAGTQLFHEDYGNVCRIPENCRLPRWHMYDFFHTFILIFRALCGEWIETMWDCMEVSGPTMCLIFYMTVLVIGNLLVLNLFLALLLNFFNNDNPKEKEENNVQIAVAQIKGRVTRTRIWILQHMWTLLGKRNYMKPDHKVADSTKECLGLTCVTSDQPASDVKAPGGKYDSTTFRRVPEAEAEIEFKTPENEEKEEKKQQDEDNANHRENTPEDCCCDSCYRCCPFLDADTSRGPGRVWSNFRRACFSVVQHKYFETFIIFIILLSSAALVFEDVHLQQRQVLQMVLDKADQVFAYLFLLEMVLKWIGCGFRKYFTSAWCWLDFLILAVSLVSIALGMLGYSELGAGLSLKTVRALRPLRALSRFQGLRVVLKVLGVTLPAMCDVLFVVLFVWCIFSITGVHLFAGKFYYCFNETSDDLFFSEDLNNKTECLSLIQQNYTEVRWKNTKNNYDTVSAGYLSLLQVATFKGWMDIMYSAVDSRQVESQPAFESNLYMYLYFICFIIIGRFFTFNFFIRVFINTLDQLRHKFGGKHVFMTEEQQKHLWAMKKLFSKKPQKPVPRPQNKCQALLFDLVTKQCFEVFMVVVICLNMVTLMVETQEDSMEKEFILHWFNFSFYLVFFIEFLLKITALRQHYFSDYLNILDFVIIFFSTVDLFIADLVEKYFFPQSLLPILRLGRISRIIHLFRWAQRIQTLLAAFMMSLPALFNICLLLFLLMFTFSSFGMFSFAHVKKEAMINDTFNFETFVNSMICLFTIITTAGWDGLLFPILNTPPDCDPDFETPGSAVRGNCGSPTVGIVFFTSYIILSMLLVVHLFIAVILETFSVEDIERLSDGDLQMFYKAWRKFDPDGSQVIQYSQLSDFCDALHGPLRIPKPNTIKLIHMDLPLLPGDKIHCVDVLLTLTAQVFGDSGETDALKATMEEKFTANNSCKVSYEPISSTLRRRQEEIAATVIQRAYRKHLLQDRDGEETVPESAGGASGAPGV; encoded by the exons ATGATGAGCagaaaaatttcattttttgagttttggaggAGCCAGAAGGAGCGAGGAGCGCTCCTGAAGAGAGCCGACGAGCTGAGACTTCAACCTGCACAGCT GAAGTGCTTGCTAGGCGACAGTGCAGTCCGGTCAGAGCTGCAAAACACCAGAATGGCATCTCTGCTGCCCCCTGTTGGTACAGAGGTCTTCAGGCGCTTCATACCGGCCTCGTTGGAGGAGATCCAACAACGACATGAAGCTGAGGAGAAGGAGCGACAGAGGAGAAATAACAAAGAG GTAGAGGACAAAGGCCTTCCCAAACGAGCCACTCACCTAGAGGCTGGGAAGCCCCTCCCATTCATCTATGGAGACCCGCCCCCTGAGCTTCTCAACACCCCACTGGAGGAGCTGGATCCCTTCTACCAATCACAGAAG acGTTCATTGTGCTCAGTAAAGGAAACATCATCCACAGGTTTAATGCTGAGTCAACCTGTTACCTACTGAGTCCCTTCAGTCCTATGAGGACCACCGCCACCAGGATCCTCATTCACTC TTTGTTCCGTTTGTTCATCCTGCTGACGCTTCTGACCAACTGCGTGTTCATGATCATAGGTTATCCTCCAGCATGGAGCAGGACTGTGGA GTATGTGTTCACAGCCATCTACACGTTTGAAGTCGTCATAAAGATTCTGTCGCGAGGCCTCTGCGTCGGACGCTTCACCTTCCTCAGAGATCCCTGGAACTGGCTGGACATCATGGTCATCTGCACGGc ATTTCTGACGCACTCTGTCTATGTGGGGAAACTTTCTGTACTGAGCACGATTCCCAGAGGGCTGAAGATGATCTCAGTCTACCCAG GTGTGAAGAGGACTGCCGGAGCGCTCATCCAATCAGTGAAGAGGCTGACTGCTGTCATCGTCCTGATGGTGTTTGTCCTCAGCATCTTggctctgattggtctgcagctCTTCATGGGAAATCTGAGGCAAAAATGTGTCAAATGGCCTGAGTCGCAGTCGCTTGGCAACCTGACCGACACTGGCAACCAAACAGGAAGCAGTGACTTTGATTTCCACAAGTACATCAGCCAACCAG GGAATCTCTACTTCCTCCCTGGTCAGCTGGATGCTCTGCTGTGTGGAAACATCTCTGATGCCGG GGTCTGTCCGGACGGTTACGTCTGTGTGAGGGCGGGCAGCAACCCGAACTACGGATACACAAGCTATGACTCGTTTGGTTGGTCTCTGCTGGCTCTGTTCAGACTGATGACCCAGGACTTCTGGGAAAACCTGTTCCAGCTG atgtTGCAAACAGCAGGTAAAACCTTCGTGATCATCTTCATGCTCCTCGTCTTCCCTGTCTGTTTCTGCCTCATCAGCCTCTTCCTGGTCATGGTTGCTATGGCATCCGTCGAGCAGCACATGGCCAGAGTTGCCGAAGCCAAACAGAAAGAAGATGAGTTCATTCAGATCCAggaggtgatgaagaggagggaagagaaggaggaggaagaagaggaggtgggtGTTTGGTGTCAG caggcggCCTGCAGAGTGGAGCTCTCAGAGCAACAGGACTcagcaccacagaagaagaattcAGCTGGAGTAATAACGTGTCCTCCGTGTTGTTTGGCCGTCCTGAGGTGGAACTGTTGTGGCTGCTGGCGGTGGCTCAAACAGCGGCTCTACACCTTAATCACGAACCCGTTCTTCGACTTTGGGATCGTCGTCTGCATCGTGATTGACTGTATCTTCTTCGCCATGGAGCATTATCCCATGACAGAGGAGTTCGCAGAGCTGCTGAGCATCGCAAACCTG GTTTTCACAGGGATCTACACAGCTGAGATGATCCTCAAACTTTTGGCCTTGGACCCGTACGGTTACTTCCAG gtGCGCTGGAACATTTACGAGAGCATCGTTGTCATCGTCTGTTGGTTGGAGCTGATTTTTATTGATGTTGAGGGCCTGTCCATACTGGTTGGTGTTGAAgtggtg ATGCGGATGCTGAGACTGGCCCGGTGGTGGCCAACCCTCCACATGTTCATGAAGGTTATCTGGACCTCAGTCCGGGCCCTGAGGAACCTGACTCTTGTTCTGTTGATCATGGTCTTCCTCTTCACCATTGCTGGCACGCAGCTGTTCCACGAGGATTATGGAAACGTCTGTCGCATTCCAGAGAACTGTAGGCTTCCTCGCTGGCACATGTACGACTTTTTCCACACCTTCATCCTTATCTTCAGGGCCCTGTGTGGCGAGTGGATTGAGACCATGTGGGACTGCATGGAAGTCTCAGGTCCGACCATGTGTCTGATCTTCTACATGACGGTCCTGGTCATCGGAAACCTGCTG GTCCTGAATCTGTTCCTGGCCTTATTGCTGAACTTTTTCAACAACGACaatccaaaagaaaaagaggaaaacaacgTACAAATTGCCGTTGCCCAGATCAAAGGGAGGGTGACGCGCACCAGGATCTGGATCCTACAACATATGTGGACTTTGCTGGGAAAGAGGAACTACATGAAACCCGACCACAAAG TGGCCGACAGTACGAAGGAATGCCTGGGTTTGACCTGCGTGACCTCAGACCAGCCAGCGTCAGACGTTAAGGCCCCTGGAGGTAAATACGACAGCACCACCTTCCGGAGGGTTCCCGAGGCCGAGGCCGAGATTGAATTCAAGACGCCTGAGAacgaagagaaagaagagaaaaagcaaCAA GATGAAGACAATGCAAATCATAGAGAAAACACACCTGAggactgctgctgtgaca gttgTTACCGTTGCTGTCCATTCCTGGATGCGGACACGTCCCGGGGCCCGGGGAGGGTGTGGTCTAACTTCAGGAGAGCCTGTTTCTCTGTTGTACAACACAAATACTTTGAGaccttcatcatcttcatcatcctgcTGAGCAGTGCAGCTCTG gtGTTTGAGGACGTCCACTTACAGCAGCGTCAGGTCTTACAGATGGTTCTGGACAAGGCCGATCAGGTGTTCGCGTACCTGTTCCTGCTGGAGATGGTTCTCAAGTGGATCGGCTGTGGATTCAGGAAGTACTTCACCAGCGCCTGGTGCTGGCTCGACTTCCTCATCTTGGCG GTGTCTCTGGTGTCAATCGCGCTAGGCATGCTGGGATACTCTGAACTGGGAGCCGGCCTGTCCCTGAAGACTGTGAGAGCTCTGAGGCCCCTGAGGGCCCTGTCTCGCTTCCAGGGCCTGAGG GTGGTGTTGAAGGTTCTGGGTGTAACCCTCCCGGCCATGTGTGAcgtgttgtttgtggttttgttcgTCTGGTGTATCTTCAGCATCACTGGAGTGCATTTATTTGCTGGAAAGTTCTACTACTGCTTTAATGAGACATCAGACGATCTGTTCTTTTCGGAGGACTTGAACAACAAGACAGAGTGTCTGTCTCTGATACAGCAGAACTACACTGAAGTTCGCTGGAAGAACACGAAGAATAACTATGACACCGTGAGCGCAGGCTACCTGTCACTGCTGCAAGTG GCAACATTTAAAGGCTGGATGGACATCATGTATTCAGCAGTGGACTCCAGACag gtggaGTCTCAGCCAGCGTTTGAGTCCAACTTGTACATGTACCTGTACTTCATCTGTTTCATCATCATTGGCCGCTTCTTCACCTTCAATTTCTTCATCAGAGTCTTCATCAACACGCTGGATCAGCTAAGACACAAG TTTGGAgggaaacatgttttcatgacggaggagcagcagaaacatttgTGGGCCATGAAAAAACTGTTCTCCAAGAAACCTCAGAAACCGGTTCCACGACCCCAG AATAAATGCCAGGCTCTGCTCTTTGACCTGGTGACCAAACAGTGTTTCGAGGTCTTCATGGTGGTGGTGATCTGCCTGAACATGGTGACTCTGATGGTGGAGACGCAGGAGGACAGCATGGAAAAGGAGTTCATTTTACACTGGTTCAACTTCTCTTTTTACCTCGTCTTCTTCATCGAGTTCCTCCTGAAGATCACTGCGCTCAGACAGCACTACTTCTCCGACTACTTGAACATCCTTGActttgtgattattttcttcTCCACCGTAG aTCTTTTCATAGCTGATTTGGTGGAGAAGTATTTCTTCCCACAGAGCTTACTGCCTATTCTCCGATTGGGTCGGATCAGTCGTATCATCCATCTCTTTCGCTGGGCCCAGAGGATCCAGACGTTACTTGCGGCCTTTATGATGTCACTGCCTGCCCTCTTCAacatctgcctcctcctcttcctcctcatgttCACCTTCTCCAGCTTCGGCATGTTCAGCTTCGCCCATGTGAAGAAGGAGGCCATGATAAACGACACGTTTAACTTCGAGACTTTTGTGAACAGCATGATTTGTCTGTTTACAATAATCACAACAGCTGGATGGGATGGTCTTCTTTTTCCCATCCTGAACACGCCTCCGGACTGCGACCCAGACTTTGAGACCCCGGGATCTGCTGTGAGAGGGAACTGCGGCAGTCCAACAGTGGGCATCGTCTTCTTCACCTCCTACATCATCTTGTCCATGCTGCTGGTGGTCCACCTGTTCATTGCCGTCATTCTGGAGACCTTCAGTGTGGAGGACATCGAGCGGCTGAGTGATGGCGACCTGCAGATGTTTTATAAAGCCTGGAGGAAGTTCGACCCCGACGGCTCACAGGTCATACAGTACAG TCAGCTGTCAGATTTCTGCGACGCTCTGCATGGTCCTCTGAGGATTCCCAAACCAAACACCATCAAACTGATCCACATGGATCTGCCTCTACTTCCTGGAGACAAGATTCACTGTGTGGATGTCCTGCTCACACTTACTGCACAG GTGTTCGGTGATTCGGGAGAGACGGATGCTCTCAAAGCCACAATGGAGGAAAAGTTCACTGCCAACAACTCATGCAAG GTGTCGTACGAGCCAATCAGCAGCACCCTGcggaggagacaggaggaaatTGCGGCAACAGTGATACAGAGAGCGTACAGGAAACACCTCCTGCAGGACAGAGATGGCGAGGAGACGGTGCCTGAGTCTGCAGGCGGCGCTTCAGGTGCTCCAGGTGTTTAA
- the LOC121182197 gene encoding sodium channel protein type 4 subunit alpha B-like isoform X1 encodes MMSRKISFFEFWRSQKERGALLKRADELRLQPAQLKCLLGDSAVRSELQNTRMASLLPPVGTEVFRRFIPASLEEIQQRHEAEEKERQRRNNKEVEDKGLPKRATHLEAGKPLPFIYGDPPPELLNTPLEELDPFYQSQKTFIVLSKGNIIHRFNAESTCYLLSPFSPMRTTATRILIHSLFRLFILLTLLTNCVFMIIGYPPAWSRTVEYVFTAIYTFEVVIKILSRGLCVGRFTFLRDPWNWLDIMVICTAFLTHSVYVGKLSVLSTIPRGLKMISVYPGVKRTAGALIQSVKRLTAVIVLMVFVLSILALIGLQLFMGNLRQKCVKWPESQSLGNLTDTGNQTGSSDFDFHKYISQPGNLYFLPGQLDALLCGNISDAGVCPDGYVCVRAGSNPNYGYTSYDSFGWSLLALFRLMTQDFWENLFQLMLQTAGKTFVIIFMLLVFPVCFCLISLFLVMVAMASVEQHMARVAEAKQKEDEFIQIQEVMKRREEKEEEEEEVGVWCQQAACRVELSEQQDSAPQKKNSAGVITCPPCCLAVLRWNCCGCWRWLKQRLYTLITNPFFDFGIVVCIVIDCIFFAMEHYPMTEEFAELLSIANLVFTGIYTAEMILKLLALDPYGYFQVRWNIYESIVVIVCWLELIFIDVEGLSILVGVEVVMRMLRLARWWPTLHMFMKVIWTSVRALRNLTLVLLIMVFLFTIAGTQLFHEDYGNVCRIPENCRLPRWHMYDFFHTFILIFRALCGEWIETMWDCMEVSGPTMCLIFYMTVLVIGNLLVLNLFLALLLNFFNNDNPKEKEENNVQIAVAQIKGRVTRTRIWILQHMWTLLGKRNYMKPDHKVADSTKECLGLTCVTSDQPASDVKAPGGKYDSTTFRRVPEAEAEIEFKTPENEEKEEKKQQQDEDNANHRENTPEDCCCDSCYRCCPFLDADTSRGPGRVWSNFRRACFSVVQHKYFETFIIFIILLSSAALVFEDVHLQQRQVLQMVLDKADQVFAYLFLLEMVLKWIGCGFRKYFTSAWCWLDFLILAVSLVSIALGMLGYSELGAGLSLKTVRALRPLRALSRFQGLRVVLKVLGVTLPAMCDVLFVVLFVWCIFSITGVHLFAGKFYYCFNETSDDLFFSEDLNNKTECLSLIQQNYTEVRWKNTKNNYDTVSAGYLSLLQVATFKGWMDIMYSAVDSRQVESQPAFESNLYMYLYFICFIIIGRFFTFNFFIRVFINTLDQLRHKFGGKHVFMTEEQQKHLWAMKKLFSKKPQKPVPRPQNKCQALLFDLVTKQCFEVFMVVVICLNMVTLMVETQEDSMEKEFILHWFNFSFYLVFFIEFLLKITALRQHYFSDYLNILDFVIIFFSTVDLFIADLVEKYFFPQSLLPILRLGRISRIIHLFRWAQRIQTLLAAFMMSLPALFNICLLLFLLMFTFSSFGMFSFAHVKKEAMINDTFNFETFVNSMICLFTIITTAGWDGLLFPILNTPPDCDPDFETPGSAVRGNCGSPTVGIVFFTSYIILSMLLVVHLFIAVILETFSVEDIERLSDGDLQMFYKAWRKFDPDGSQVIQYSQLSDFCDALHGPLRIPKPNTIKLIHMDLPLLPGDKIHCVDVLLTLTAQVFGDSGETDALKATMEEKFTANNSCKVSYEPISSTLRRRQEEIAATVIQRAYRKHLLQDRDGEETVPESAGGASGAPGV; translated from the exons ATGATGAGCagaaaaatttcattttttgagttttggaggAGCCAGAAGGAGCGAGGAGCGCTCCTGAAGAGAGCCGACGAGCTGAGACTTCAACCTGCACAGCT GAAGTGCTTGCTAGGCGACAGTGCAGTCCGGTCAGAGCTGCAAAACACCAGAATGGCATCTCTGCTGCCCCCTGTTGGTACAGAGGTCTTCAGGCGCTTCATACCGGCCTCGTTGGAGGAGATCCAACAACGACATGAAGCTGAGGAGAAGGAGCGACAGAGGAGAAATAACAAAGAG GTAGAGGACAAAGGCCTTCCCAAACGAGCCACTCACCTAGAGGCTGGGAAGCCCCTCCCATTCATCTATGGAGACCCGCCCCCTGAGCTTCTCAACACCCCACTGGAGGAGCTGGATCCCTTCTACCAATCACAGAAG acGTTCATTGTGCTCAGTAAAGGAAACATCATCCACAGGTTTAATGCTGAGTCAACCTGTTACCTACTGAGTCCCTTCAGTCCTATGAGGACCACCGCCACCAGGATCCTCATTCACTC TTTGTTCCGTTTGTTCATCCTGCTGACGCTTCTGACCAACTGCGTGTTCATGATCATAGGTTATCCTCCAGCATGGAGCAGGACTGTGGA GTATGTGTTCACAGCCATCTACACGTTTGAAGTCGTCATAAAGATTCTGTCGCGAGGCCTCTGCGTCGGACGCTTCACCTTCCTCAGAGATCCCTGGAACTGGCTGGACATCATGGTCATCTGCACGGc ATTTCTGACGCACTCTGTCTATGTGGGGAAACTTTCTGTACTGAGCACGATTCCCAGAGGGCTGAAGATGATCTCAGTCTACCCAG GTGTGAAGAGGACTGCCGGAGCGCTCATCCAATCAGTGAAGAGGCTGACTGCTGTCATCGTCCTGATGGTGTTTGTCCTCAGCATCTTggctctgattggtctgcagctCTTCATGGGAAATCTGAGGCAAAAATGTGTCAAATGGCCTGAGTCGCAGTCGCTTGGCAACCTGACCGACACTGGCAACCAAACAGGAAGCAGTGACTTTGATTTCCACAAGTACATCAGCCAACCAG GGAATCTCTACTTCCTCCCTGGTCAGCTGGATGCTCTGCTGTGTGGAAACATCTCTGATGCCGG GGTCTGTCCGGACGGTTACGTCTGTGTGAGGGCGGGCAGCAACCCGAACTACGGATACACAAGCTATGACTCGTTTGGTTGGTCTCTGCTGGCTCTGTTCAGACTGATGACCCAGGACTTCTGGGAAAACCTGTTCCAGCTG atgtTGCAAACAGCAGGTAAAACCTTCGTGATCATCTTCATGCTCCTCGTCTTCCCTGTCTGTTTCTGCCTCATCAGCCTCTTCCTGGTCATGGTTGCTATGGCATCCGTCGAGCAGCACATGGCCAGAGTTGCCGAAGCCAAACAGAAAGAAGATGAGTTCATTCAGATCCAggaggtgatgaagaggagggaagagaaggaggaggaagaagaggaggtgggtGTTTGGTGTCAG caggcggCCTGCAGAGTGGAGCTCTCAGAGCAACAGGACTcagcaccacagaagaagaattcAGCTGGAGTAATAACGTGTCCTCCGTGTTGTTTGGCCGTCCTGAGGTGGAACTGTTGTGGCTGCTGGCGGTGGCTCAAACAGCGGCTCTACACCTTAATCACGAACCCGTTCTTCGACTTTGGGATCGTCGTCTGCATCGTGATTGACTGTATCTTCTTCGCCATGGAGCATTATCCCATGACAGAGGAGTTCGCAGAGCTGCTGAGCATCGCAAACCTG GTTTTCACAGGGATCTACACAGCTGAGATGATCCTCAAACTTTTGGCCTTGGACCCGTACGGTTACTTCCAG gtGCGCTGGAACATTTACGAGAGCATCGTTGTCATCGTCTGTTGGTTGGAGCTGATTTTTATTGATGTTGAGGGCCTGTCCATACTGGTTGGTGTTGAAgtggtg ATGCGGATGCTGAGACTGGCCCGGTGGTGGCCAACCCTCCACATGTTCATGAAGGTTATCTGGACCTCAGTCCGGGCCCTGAGGAACCTGACTCTTGTTCTGTTGATCATGGTCTTCCTCTTCACCATTGCTGGCACGCAGCTGTTCCACGAGGATTATGGAAACGTCTGTCGCATTCCAGAGAACTGTAGGCTTCCTCGCTGGCACATGTACGACTTTTTCCACACCTTCATCCTTATCTTCAGGGCCCTGTGTGGCGAGTGGATTGAGACCATGTGGGACTGCATGGAAGTCTCAGGTCCGACCATGTGTCTGATCTTCTACATGACGGTCCTGGTCATCGGAAACCTGCTG GTCCTGAATCTGTTCCTGGCCTTATTGCTGAACTTTTTCAACAACGACaatccaaaagaaaaagaggaaaacaacgTACAAATTGCCGTTGCCCAGATCAAAGGGAGGGTGACGCGCACCAGGATCTGGATCCTACAACATATGTGGACTTTGCTGGGAAAGAGGAACTACATGAAACCCGACCACAAAG TGGCCGACAGTACGAAGGAATGCCTGGGTTTGACCTGCGTGACCTCAGACCAGCCAGCGTCAGACGTTAAGGCCCCTGGAGGTAAATACGACAGCACCACCTTCCGGAGGGTTCCCGAGGCCGAGGCCGAGATTGAATTCAAGACGCCTGAGAacgaagagaaagaagagaaaaagcaaCAA CAGGATGAAGACAATGCAAATCATAGAGAAAACACACCTGAggactgctgctgtgaca gttgTTACCGTTGCTGTCCATTCCTGGATGCGGACACGTCCCGGGGCCCGGGGAGGGTGTGGTCTAACTTCAGGAGAGCCTGTTTCTCTGTTGTACAACACAAATACTTTGAGaccttcatcatcttcatcatcctgcTGAGCAGTGCAGCTCTG gtGTTTGAGGACGTCCACTTACAGCAGCGTCAGGTCTTACAGATGGTTCTGGACAAGGCCGATCAGGTGTTCGCGTACCTGTTCCTGCTGGAGATGGTTCTCAAGTGGATCGGCTGTGGATTCAGGAAGTACTTCACCAGCGCCTGGTGCTGGCTCGACTTCCTCATCTTGGCG GTGTCTCTGGTGTCAATCGCGCTAGGCATGCTGGGATACTCTGAACTGGGAGCCGGCCTGTCCCTGAAGACTGTGAGAGCTCTGAGGCCCCTGAGGGCCCTGTCTCGCTTCCAGGGCCTGAGG GTGGTGTTGAAGGTTCTGGGTGTAACCCTCCCGGCCATGTGTGAcgtgttgtttgtggttttgttcgTCTGGTGTATCTTCAGCATCACTGGAGTGCATTTATTTGCTGGAAAGTTCTACTACTGCTTTAATGAGACATCAGACGATCTGTTCTTTTCGGAGGACTTGAACAACAAGACAGAGTGTCTGTCTCTGATACAGCAGAACTACACTGAAGTTCGCTGGAAGAACACGAAGAATAACTATGACACCGTGAGCGCAGGCTACCTGTCACTGCTGCAAGTG GCAACATTTAAAGGCTGGATGGACATCATGTATTCAGCAGTGGACTCCAGACag gtggaGTCTCAGCCAGCGTTTGAGTCCAACTTGTACATGTACCTGTACTTCATCTGTTTCATCATCATTGGCCGCTTCTTCACCTTCAATTTCTTCATCAGAGTCTTCATCAACACGCTGGATCAGCTAAGACACAAG TTTGGAgggaaacatgttttcatgacggaggagcagcagaaacatttgTGGGCCATGAAAAAACTGTTCTCCAAGAAACCTCAGAAACCGGTTCCACGACCCCAG AATAAATGCCAGGCTCTGCTCTTTGACCTGGTGACCAAACAGTGTTTCGAGGTCTTCATGGTGGTGGTGATCTGCCTGAACATGGTGACTCTGATGGTGGAGACGCAGGAGGACAGCATGGAAAAGGAGTTCATTTTACACTGGTTCAACTTCTCTTTTTACCTCGTCTTCTTCATCGAGTTCCTCCTGAAGATCACTGCGCTCAGACAGCACTACTTCTCCGACTACTTGAACATCCTTGActttgtgattattttcttcTCCACCGTAG aTCTTTTCATAGCTGATTTGGTGGAGAAGTATTTCTTCCCACAGAGCTTACTGCCTATTCTCCGATTGGGTCGGATCAGTCGTATCATCCATCTCTTTCGCTGGGCCCAGAGGATCCAGACGTTACTTGCGGCCTTTATGATGTCACTGCCTGCCCTCTTCAacatctgcctcctcctcttcctcctcatgttCACCTTCTCCAGCTTCGGCATGTTCAGCTTCGCCCATGTGAAGAAGGAGGCCATGATAAACGACACGTTTAACTTCGAGACTTTTGTGAACAGCATGATTTGTCTGTTTACAATAATCACAACAGCTGGATGGGATGGTCTTCTTTTTCCCATCCTGAACACGCCTCCGGACTGCGACCCAGACTTTGAGACCCCGGGATCTGCTGTGAGAGGGAACTGCGGCAGTCCAACAGTGGGCATCGTCTTCTTCACCTCCTACATCATCTTGTCCATGCTGCTGGTGGTCCACCTGTTCATTGCCGTCATTCTGGAGACCTTCAGTGTGGAGGACATCGAGCGGCTGAGTGATGGCGACCTGCAGATGTTTTATAAAGCCTGGAGGAAGTTCGACCCCGACGGCTCACAGGTCATACAGTACAG TCAGCTGTCAGATTTCTGCGACGCTCTGCATGGTCCTCTGAGGATTCCCAAACCAAACACCATCAAACTGATCCACATGGATCTGCCTCTACTTCCTGGAGACAAGATTCACTGTGTGGATGTCCTGCTCACACTTACTGCACAG GTGTTCGGTGATTCGGGAGAGACGGATGCTCTCAAAGCCACAATGGAGGAAAAGTTCACTGCCAACAACTCATGCAAG GTGTCGTACGAGCCAATCAGCAGCACCCTGcggaggagacaggaggaaatTGCGGCAACAGTGATACAGAGAGCGTACAGGAAACACCTCCTGCAGGACAGAGATGGCGAGGAGACGGTGCCTGAGTCTGCAGGCGGCGCTTCAGGTGCTCCAGGTGTTTAA